A single Pedobacter sp. PACM 27299 DNA region contains:
- a CDS encoding LytR/AlgR family response regulator transcription factor, whose translation MAKIFIVEDEAEIREELIQLVSARTHDGIVGACGSVKEALLLIPSADPDIILMDIELSDGQSFEILERLPLTPFSVIFVTAYEHYALRAIKAGTLDYLLKPVKEKELYDALDKASLRPNVLHAVQKEILFDKQSKMLVLKTLNETYFVRHSDILYCKGDGGYTTFFLLDGREITTSTTLKEYETLLPEGLFLRIHKSFLICLNLIISYHHDGFVFLQGGIQVPVSTRKKDLLMQKMTINNA comes from the coding sequence ATGGCTAAAATTTTTATCGTCGAAGACGAAGCAGAAATACGGGAAGAACTGATACAATTAGTTAGTGCGCGGACTCATGATGGTATCGTAGGGGCCTGCGGCTCGGTTAAAGAAGCATTGCTACTCATCCCATCTGCGGATCCGGATATTATATTGATGGATATAGAACTTTCTGATGGCCAGAGTTTTGAGATATTGGAGCGCCTTCCTTTAACACCTTTTTCAGTAATTTTTGTAACTGCCTATGAGCATTATGCGCTACGTGCCATCAAGGCGGGGACATTGGATTATCTATTGAAGCCCGTAAAGGAAAAGGAATTGTATGATGCCCTCGATAAAGCCAGCTTGCGACCTAATGTCTTGCATGCGGTACAAAAGGAAATCCTCTTCGATAAGCAATCGAAAATGTTGGTATTGAAAACCCTTAATGAAACGTATTTTGTACGCCATTCCGATATTCTATATTGTAAGGGAGATGGTGGCTATACTACCTTCTTTTTACTTGATGGCAGAGAAATTACAACAAGTACAACACTCAAAGAATATGAAACCTTGCTGCCGGAAGGTTTGTTTCTGAGAATTCATAAATCTTTTCTGATTTGTCTAAACTTAATTATTTCGTACCATCATGATGGCTTTGTTTTTTTACAAGGTGGTATACAAGTGCCTGTATCTACCCGTAAGAAAGATTTATTGATGCAAAAAATGACAATTAATAATGCATAA
- a CDS encoding sensor histidine kinase → MFYEGKELDSALYYQLKAYKADTSNAFMAYNNLLGIYVNKHQLSKARVAEREVTKRLSQFDADDYLMYLENKIAFAIVRGDNKKAQSSFEEYVQKKKEREENENRKAANEISSLYKTVQKDQQIGALNKNIDKITGQLELNRLWLAVIILFSGLLFAMILLLVLDRRRKELITENKQVSDLNIKLELEQRLLRSQMDPHFIFNCLASIRALVRQEKTQETLTYLDHFSVLMREKLTAGKQRNIDLKSEVEFLENYLKLQQIRIPGKFDYVFELDNEVANMFDEIEIPAMLLQPFIENSILHGFKNISYKGHIHVSMAINNEILKIIINDNGVGLDTTEKPTHTSRATQIVTERIQYLQTEGLGEASLSMNSQVDAPGTIVTLRIPV, encoded by the coding sequence ATGTTTTACGAGGGTAAAGAATTAGATTCTGCCCTTTACTATCAATTAAAAGCCTATAAAGCAGATACCTCCAATGCTTTTATGGCCTACAACAATCTATTGGGCATTTATGTAAACAAGCATCAATTGTCAAAAGCACGTGTGGCAGAGCGTGAAGTTACCAAGCGGTTAAGCCAATTTGATGCAGATGATTACCTGATGTATCTGGAAAATAAGATCGCGTTTGCTATCGTTCGTGGCGATAATAAAAAGGCACAATCGTCATTTGAAGAGTATGTTCAAAAAAAGAAAGAGAGAGAAGAAAATGAAAACCGAAAAGCAGCAAACGAAATATCTTCGCTCTATAAAACAGTGCAAAAAGACCAACAAATTGGTGCATTAAACAAAAATATAGATAAGATAACGGGACAATTGGAGTTGAACAGGCTCTGGTTGGCGGTGATTATCCTTTTTTCGGGATTGCTATTTGCGATGATATTATTACTGGTTTTAGACCGAAGGAGAAAAGAACTCATTACCGAAAATAAGCAGGTTTCAGATCTCAATATCAAACTTGAATTGGAACAAAGGTTGTTGCGGAGCCAAATGGACCCTCATTTTATTTTCAATTGCTTAGCGAGTATTCGTGCTTTGGTTCGGCAAGAGAAAACTCAGGAAACACTCACTTACCTGGATCATTTTTCCGTTTTGATGCGAGAGAAACTAACGGCAGGTAAACAACGAAATATTGACTTGAAATCTGAAGTCGAATTTCTGGAAAACTATTTAAAGCTGCAGCAAATTAGGATACCAGGCAAATTCGACTATGTATTTGAATTGGACAATGAGGTTGCCAATATGTTTGATGAAATAGAGATTCCGGCAATGTTACTTCAGCCATTTATAGAGAATTCTATTTTACATGGATTTAAAAACATCAGTTATAAAGGTCATATACACGTATCAATGGCCATTAATAATGAGATTTTAAAGATCATCATTAACGACAATGGAGTTGGTCTCGATACCACTGAAAAGCCGACCCATACTTCGCGTGCCACCCAAATTGTAACAGAACGAATTCAGTATTTACAAACTGAAGGTTTAGGAGAGGCTAGCCTGTCGATGAATTCCCAGGTGGATGCTCCTGGTACAATTGTCACTTTACGGATTCCGGTTTAA
- a CDS encoding DUF1266 domain-containing protein yields the protein MYAEQQAAYLNSYETGLDKGTLKTILEDYWEIFDKDDAIEVLSDLQNRNQDEYLDIVYNAFEDRENYVAILKSNLPDEEDVFKHYVEIYRKLSNVVPELVEQNVFQDFSAIKNIRDTAWNYGRGAFLSRCCYEAGYISEVELIEYLQRSHTGLRNYCRTWKEYTTSYIFGRAIWGGSNNDGMIQIADDLLNSEKSPLKNKIYL from the coding sequence ATGTATGCAGAACAACAAGCTGCCTATCTTAACTCTTATGAAACGGGGCTTGATAAAGGCACATTGAAAACAATTCTAGAGGATTATTGGGAGATCTTTGACAAAGATGATGCAATTGAAGTTCTTTCAGATCTGCAAAACAGAAATCAAGACGAGTATTTAGATATTGTGTATAATGCCTTCGAGGATAGGGAAAATTATGTAGCTATATTAAAATCTAATCTACCGGATGAAGAAGACGTTTTTAAACACTATGTGGAAATATATCGAAAATTAAGCAATGTTGTACCTGAGCTTGTAGAACAGAATGTATTTCAGGATTTCTCAGCTATTAAGAATATAAGAGATACTGCCTGGAATTATGGAAGAGGTGCATTTTTATCACGCTGTTGTTATGAAGCAGGCTATATTTCTGAAGTAGAATTGATTGAATACTTACAGAGATCACATACAGGGCTAAGAAACTATTGCAGAACCTGGAAAGAATACACAACCAGTTATATTTTCGGAAGAGCAATTTGGGGTGGTTCAAACAACGATGGAATGATACAGATTGCAGACGATCTGCTGAATAGTGAAAAAAGCCCATTGAAAAACAAAATCTATTTGTAA
- a CDS encoding LacI family DNA-binding transcriptional regulator → MSAKDIELTGVKEIARRANVSIGTVDRVIHDRKGVSQNTKDKVNAIIKELDYQPNILARRLASKKQVVFAVLIPKISQETNYWEAPLLGIDQAGAEISPYGITLQKYLFDVNDKNSFLEQIKLIDLSMVQGVLLAPSFIEESERFVKKLETRKIPYVFINSDIQGHDSLSYFGPDLYQSGYLSAHLMKYLVKKDDEILIVNISQEIDNQHHLLRKEQGFRNYFADKKLKNAILKIDIKQTDYTYISKSLEDVLKKHNIVAVFVTNSRVSTVAKYLSKTGDQHRILIGFDYTKENLTFLKEGDIDFLICQKPREQGYKGLMALYQFVVHAKIGEKNNFMPIDIITTENCDFYLN, encoded by the coding sequence ATGTCAGCAAAAGATATTGAATTAACAGGGGTAAAGGAAATCGCAAGAAGAGCAAATGTTTCTATAGGGACAGTAGATCGTGTGATCCATGACCGCAAGGGAGTATCACAAAATACTAAGGATAAGGTTAACGCAATTATTAAAGAGCTCGACTATCAGCCTAACATTTTGGCAAGAAGGCTAGCTTCTAAAAAACAGGTTGTTTTTGCTGTGCTGATTCCAAAGATTTCACAGGAAACAAATTATTGGGAGGCCCCACTGCTGGGTATTGACCAGGCAGGAGCGGAGATCAGTCCCTACGGAATTACCTTACAGAAATATTTATTCGATGTGAATGATAAAAACTCTTTCCTGGAGCAGATCAAGCTGATCGATCTTTCCATGGTACAGGGGGTACTTTTGGCACCAAGTTTTATTGAAGAGTCGGAACGTTTCGTGAAAAAGCTTGAAACAAGAAAAATACCATATGTATTTATCAACTCGGATATACAGGGACACGACAGCTTAAGTTATTTCGGTCCGGATCTTTATCAGAGTGGTTACCTATCTGCCCACCTGATGAAATACCTTGTTAAAAAAGATGACGAGATCCTAATCGTTAACATCTCACAGGAAATAGATAACCAGCATCACTTGTTGCGTAAAGAGCAAGGTTTTAGAAATTATTTTGCGGATAAAAAGCTAAAAAATGCAATCCTAAAGATTGATATCAAACAGACAGACTATACCTATATCAGCAAATCACTGGAAGATGTCTTAAAAAAACATAACATCGTAGCTGTTTTCGTCACCAATTCGAGGGTCTCCACTGTAGCTAAGTATTTATCAAAGACTGGAGATCAGCATAGAATTTTAATCGGATTTGATTATACCAAAGAAAACCTGACTTTCCTTAAAGAAGGTGATATTGATTTTCTGATCTGTCAGAAACCTAGGGAGCAGGGATATAAAGGGCTGATGGCATTATATCAATTTGTGGTACATGCTAAAATTGGAGAAAAAAACAATTTTATGCCAATAGATATTATCACGACCGAGAACTGCGATTTTTACCTGAATTAA
- a CDS encoding sugar MFS transporter: MDKKTYHKSLYIIAVLFFVFGFVTWINAMLIPYFKICCELNNLESYFVAFAFYISYLFISFPASLLLKKYGFKNGMMIGFFVMAVGAFMFVPAALLRNYLLFLVGLFTLGAGLAVLQTAANPYVTILGPKNSAAMRFSMMGICNKFAGILAPLLFAAVVLQSSDQVLFEQIKSLGAAERAPILDELIRRVIVPYLCVGGILVLLGFLVRFSSLPEINTEQEDELTAATNKGKRNIFQFPHLVLGAIAIFVHVGSQVIAVDTIIGYAHSMDISLLEAKVFPSYTLAATIVGYLLGISLIPKYLSQIFALRACIIFGVIFTLCIVFSNGSVTILGHKADISIWFIVLLGFANSMIWAGIWPLSMDRLGRFIKIGAAILIMGLSGNAVMPLLYGHLADIYGLQNAYLVLLPCYVYLLFYAYKGYKLERWVS; the protein is encoded by the coding sequence ATGGACAAGAAGACTTATCATAAATCTTTATATATCATCGCGGTACTTTTCTTTGTCTTTGGTTTCGTGACCTGGATAAATGCAATGCTGATCCCGTACTTCAAAATCTGCTGTGAGCTCAACAATCTCGAGTCTTATTTTGTAGCTTTTGCTTTTTATATTTCTTATTTATTCATCTCCTTTCCCGCTTCCTTACTGCTCAAGAAATATGGCTTTAAGAACGGTATGATGATCGGTTTTTTTGTGATGGCTGTTGGTGCATTTATGTTTGTGCCAGCTGCACTATTGCGTAATTACCTATTATTTTTAGTCGGTCTGTTTACGCTAGGAGCCGGGCTGGCTGTTTTACAAACAGCAGCAAATCCTTATGTCACTATATTAGGTCCAAAAAACAGCGCAGCAATGAGGTTCAGTATGATGGGAATCTGTAATAAGTTTGCAGGGATTCTCGCTCCCTTGCTTTTTGCTGCGGTGGTACTCCAATCTTCGGATCAGGTATTATTTGAACAAATCAAGTCATTAGGAGCAGCTGAAAGGGCACCGATTCTGGATGAATTAATCAGAAGAGTGATTGTTCCTTATTTATGCGTAGGTGGAATCCTGGTTTTACTAGGTTTTCTGGTTCGTTTTTCTTCTCTGCCAGAGATTAATACGGAGCAGGAAGATGAGCTGACCGCAGCAACGAATAAAGGGAAGCGCAACATCTTTCAATTTCCACACCTCGTTTTAGGTGCAATTGCCATATTTGTTCATGTAGGGTCACAAGTAATCGCGGTGGATACCATTATCGGATATGCCCATTCCATGGATATTTCTCTTTTAGAAGCAAAGGTATTTCCTTCTTACACACTTGCCGCAACAATTGTCGGTTATCTCCTGGGCATCTCGCTGATTCCAAAATACCTTTCTCAGATTTTCGCACTGCGTGCATGTATCATTTTCGGGGTCATATTTACTTTATGCATCGTTTTTAGCAATGGCAGCGTGACGATATTAGGCCATAAGGCCGATATATCTATATGGTTCATTGTATTGCTGGGTTTTGCAAACTCTATGATATGGGCTGGAATCTGGCCATTGTCTATGGATCGACTAGGGCGTTTTATAAAAATCGGCGCTGCAATTCTGATCATGGGACTTTCCGGAAATGCAGTGATGCCACTATTATATGGCCACCTGGCCGATATTTATGGCTTACAGAATGCCTATTTAGTGCTTTTACCATGTTATGTCTACCTGCTATTTTATGCTTACAAAGGGTACAAACTCGAGCGCTGGGTTAGTTAA
- a CDS encoding carbohydrate-binding family 9-like protein, which produces MNLNIFYLHEDSNVSPEQLSEKLAAFPKHQLSNDSWPDIATICTADFTIAYRKQEILLKFRVYNDYFRSIKRPINTEVHFDNCVEFFVAFDQSDQYYNIEFNCLGIGKMAYGSQKDKRTLLQESVVQKIHTWTKSNTKGAVFNWEMMMSIPAEVFVFHQIQSFEGLIAKANFYKCGDGLPDPHFLCWNKIVSSVPDFHSPDYFGAIQFMSAQAEPGSSK; this is translated from the coding sequence ATGAACTTAAACATCTTTTATCTCCATGAAGATTCCAATGTCTCTCCTGAACAGCTTTCAGAAAAACTAGCTGCCTTTCCCAAACATCAATTGAGCAATGATTCCTGGCCGGATATCGCTACAATTTGTACAGCCGACTTTACCATTGCCTACAGGAAGCAAGAGATTCTGTTAAAATTCAGGGTATACAATGATTATTTCCGCTCGATAAAAAGACCGATTAATACGGAAGTACACTTCGATAATTGTGTCGAATTCTTTGTTGCTTTTGATCAGTCTGATCAATATTATAATATTGAATTTAATTGTCTGGGGATTGGGAAGATGGCTTATGGCAGCCAAAAGGACAAAAGAACCTTATTGCAGGAATCTGTCGTACAAAAAATTCATACCTGGACAAAATCAAATACCAAGGGAGCAGTGTTTAACTGGGAGATGATGATGAGTATACCTGCAGAGGTGTTTGTCTTCCATCAAATTCAAAGCTTTGAAGGCCTTATTGCTAAAGCCAACTTTTATAAATGCGGAGATGGATTGCCAGACCCTCATTTCTTGTGCTGGAATAAGATTGTCTCTTCAGTACCTGATTTTCATAGTCCGGACTATTTTGGGGCTATCCAGTTTATGTCTGCGCAAGCGGAACCGGGTAGTTCTAAATGA
- a CDS encoding glycoside hydrolase family 16 protein, producing MKKFLLLLPLIWTCKQDVAAFSKEKVPDSAVVSTSIPAAATTLKFAGYTWIIKTGTGLGPGPNSWGERNAWVDAAGLLHLKLSYDKATLKWLCAGITSKENFGHGTYQWQIQGPASTLDKNVVAGLFHYAGPDGFNELDIEFARWGEAAKPNVNYSVYPAAGSKGKQQRITTEWKQSGGTASTHRYTWTNESVVVKSMNGFYNDDTNMFFTHTFLPPLAVIPTDKMPVKMNLWCFRGMPPSDGKEVELVIRSFKFTPAP from the coding sequence ATGAAGAAATTTTTACTTTTACTGCCATTGATCTGGACTTGTAAGCAAGATGTGGCTGCTTTCAGCAAAGAGAAAGTACCAGACAGTGCTGTTGTATCGACATCCATACCCGCTGCAGCTACAACTTTAAAATTTGCTGGATACACCTGGATTATTAAAACCGGAACTGGTTTGGGACCCGGACCTAATTCCTGGGGCGAACGAAATGCCTGGGTAGATGCAGCAGGATTACTTCACCTTAAACTTTCTTATGATAAGGCGACGTTAAAATGGTTGTGTGCAGGGATTACCTCGAAGGAAAATTTTGGACATGGTACTTACCAATGGCAGATTCAGGGACCAGCCAGTACTTTAGATAAAAATGTGGTAGCAGGGCTTTTTCATTATGCTGGTCCTGATGGATTTAACGAACTGGACATTGAATTTGCACGTTGGGGAGAAGCAGCTAAACCTAACGTAAATTATAGCGTTTACCCAGCAGCCGGAAGTAAGGGAAAGCAGCAGCGGATCACTACAGAGTGGAAGCAATCTGGTGGTACAGCAAGTACACACCGCTATACCTGGACTAATGAATCGGTTGTAGTTAAAAGTATGAACGGCTTCTATAATGATGATACAAATATGTTCTTTACACATACTTTTTTGCCTCCTTTAGCGGTCATACCAACAGATAAAATGCCAGTAAAAATGAATCTCTGGTGTTTCCGCGGTATGCCTCCTAGCGATGGAAAGGAAGTAGAGCTGGTCATCAGAAGCTTTAAATTTACTCCAGCTCCATAA
- a CDS encoding SusC/RagA family TonB-linked outer membrane protein translates to MKKIYLMAMMVAFSMLSAFAQVNPDKGTGFTLTGQVTDAKTNESLIGVSIRVQGTDKGTATDKNGKFSLGVNPGAVILVSYIGYQNQTVNVGDRKTLDIKLAESGKQLSEVTINVGYGTQKVKEVTGAVGSISAKQMDNHALGDVNSSLQGKIAGLQITSNSGEPGAGATVRIRGASSVNGSSQPLYIVDGVPINADTYGGGLVDDASTFSPLADLNPQDIESVEVLKDGTASIYGSRASNGVIIITTKSGKNAKKPEIQFSANGSIADITRKIGVLNAPQFRSAFIDAIYNFTGAQTTKVSVIDSLHPYYNKSNNWQDLMYRTAYQYKADVSVKGASKDNNMNYFVSAGYKDIDPIIINTKFKQAYGSAKVYYTVNKTISGNTNFNVSTNDYNRILSGLSNQSAIYQALSTMPVYSPYDPITGQLIPLLEGSKPNPIAISELAANKINRWRMFGNQDLRFKIIKGLEFKTTLGFDYSNTEETNFTPQTLLPQGQISSSYLTTGKNYSLINENTLNYRTTLSKDHNLTFLLGQSYQKFTDNTVNVIGRGLIDATITSINGTSVVSLYNQNIEEHSLLSYFTRANYDYKGKYLFSAVMRADGSSRFGADNRFGYFPSFSAGWRLSEEDWFKKISFVSDAKIRGSYGVTGNQSIGNYAWQGSLTSVGTYLGNVAIVSNGVPNASLKWETTKQSNLGVDLSFLNDRIRFTADAYLKKTTGLLFDVAVPGTTGYSTVPANFGSLENKGLEFTLSTVNIDKEFKWNSTFTFSLNRNKVLSLPGNQDYRPNIYNMARVGEAAGVFYGLKAKGVYAYDTDNVYKRDAGGAVVPYRQGSANGSIYKGGDVIWEDVNGDGIINDSDLQVIGDPNPDFTGGFQNEFSYKNFTLSTLITYSFGNDVFNEVKRNLDATPYDQNFTTDQLRRWRKPGDVTDVPRLVKTDPMLNNAISSRFVEDGSFIRIQNVALNYRIPAKTLSRLKVSNATIGFSVVNLFTFGSYTGYDPEVSSSTNALAVGIDRGSFPRTRTYNLSLNFSL, encoded by the coding sequence ATGAAAAAGATATACTTAATGGCCATGATGGTCGCATTTTCCATGCTCAGTGCCTTTGCCCAGGTCAACCCCGATAAAGGGACAGGATTTACTTTAACCGGGCAGGTAACTGATGCAAAAACGAATGAGAGCCTGATAGGTGTTTCAATTCGTGTGCAGGGAACAGATAAAGGTACTGCAACAGATAAGAATGGTAAGTTTAGTCTGGGTGTAAATCCTGGGGCAGTTATTTTGGTCAGCTATATTGGTTACCAGAATCAGACTGTTAACGTCGGAGATCGTAAAACCTTGGATATCAAACTTGCGGAAAGCGGAAAGCAGCTTTCTGAAGTCACGATTAATGTGGGCTACGGTACTCAAAAGGTGAAAGAAGTAACTGGCGCTGTCGGTTCAATTTCAGCTAAGCAGATGGATAACCATGCGCTGGGGGATGTGAATTCCAGTCTTCAGGGAAAAATTGCCGGACTTCAGATTACGAGCAATTCCGGAGAACCAGGTGCTGGTGCCACAGTTAGAATTCGTGGTGCGTCTTCAGTCAATGGAAGCAGTCAGCCACTATATATTGTAGATGGTGTTCCTATCAACGCTGATACTTATGGTGGTGGATTGGTAGATGATGCCTCTACTTTCAGTCCTTTGGCAGACTTGAATCCCCAGGATATAGAATCGGTAGAAGTATTGAAAGATGGAACCGCATCTATATATGGTTCCAGAGCATCTAACGGTGTAATTATCATCACTACTAAAAGTGGAAAAAATGCGAAGAAGCCAGAAATACAGTTCTCCGCTAATGGAAGTATTGCTGACATCACCAGGAAAATTGGCGTGCTGAATGCCCCGCAATTCAGAAGCGCATTTATAGACGCGATATATAATTTCACAGGAGCACAGACCACTAAAGTTTCGGTGATAGATTCCCTGCATCCCTATTATAATAAGTCTAACAATTGGCAGGATCTGATGTATCGTACCGCGTATCAGTATAAAGCTGATGTGAGTGTCAAAGGCGCTTCTAAGGATAATAATATGAATTATTTTGTGAGCGCGGGCTATAAAGATATAGATCCTATTATCATCAATACTAAATTTAAACAAGCTTACGGTTCTGCAAAGGTATATTATACAGTGAATAAGACCATTTCTGGAAATACGAACTTCAATGTATCTACTAATGATTACAATAGAATCCTCAGCGGACTAAGCAACCAAAGCGCGATTTATCAGGCTTTAAGTACCATGCCTGTTTATTCACCTTACGATCCCATCACAGGACAGCTGATTCCGCTTTTAGAGGGAAGTAAGCCCAATCCGATTGCCATCTCTGAGCTGGCAGCCAATAAAATCAATAGGTGGAGGATGTTTGGAAATCAGGACCTGAGGTTTAAAATTATAAAAGGCCTGGAATTCAAAACTACTTTAGGCTTTGACTATTCGAATACAGAGGAAACAAATTTCACGCCCCAAACACTATTGCCGCAAGGTCAGATCAGTTCCTCTTACCTGACTACAGGGAAAAACTATTCTTTAATTAATGAGAATACATTAAACTACAGGACTACTCTGTCTAAAGACCATAACCTTACTTTTCTGCTTGGACAGTCCTATCAGAAATTCACCGACAATACGGTCAATGTGATTGGCAGGGGCCTGATTGATGCCACCATTACCTCTATCAATGGTACCTCTGTGGTTTCACTTTACAATCAGAACATCGAAGAACATAGCTTGCTTTCTTACTTTACCAGGGCAAACTATGATTACAAAGGAAAGTATCTTTTCTCTGCGGTGATGAGAGCAGATGGTTCTTCAAGGTTTGGAGCGGATAATAGATTTGGATATTTCCCTTCATTTTCTGCCGGATGGAGATTATCGGAGGAAGATTGGTTTAAAAAAATCAGCTTTGTTTCAGATGCAAAGATCCGGGGAAGCTATGGTGTAACAGGTAACCAATCGATTGGGAACTATGCATGGCAGGGATCACTTACTAGTGTGGGTACTTATTTAGGAAATGTAGCCATCGTTTCGAATGGAGTTCCAAACGCATCCTTAAAATGGGAAACGACGAAACAATCAAACTTAGGTGTTGATCTTTCCTTTCTGAATGATAGAATTCGCTTCACTGCGGATGCATATCTGAAAAAGACAACAGGGCTGTTATTTGATGTTGCCGTTCCAGGGACGACAGGGTATTCGACTGTTCCTGCCAACTTTGGCAGTTTAGAAAATAAAGGACTGGAATTTACACTTTCAACAGTTAATATAGATAAGGAGTTCAAATGGAACTCCACATTCACCTTCTCGTTAAACAGAAATAAGGTACTTTCTCTTCCTGGCAATCAGGATTATCGCCCAAACATTTATAATATGGCCAGAGTTGGCGAAGCTGCAGGTGTGTTTTATGGACTTAAAGCGAAGGGCGTATACGCTTATGATACAGATAATGTTTACAAGCGAGATGCGGGAGGAGCAGTGGTTCCTTACCGTCAGGGATCTGCAAATGGATCGATCTATAAAGGTGGCGATGTCATTTGGGAGGATGTAAATGGCGATGGTATCATCAACGATTCCGATTTACAGGTAATTGGAGATCCAAATCCTGATTTTACAGGAGGTTTCCAAAATGAATTCAGCTACAAAAACTTTACGCTTTCTACATTAATCACCTACAGTTTTGGGAACGACGTGTTTAATGAGGTAAAAAGAAATCTGGACGCTACCCCTTATGATCAGAATTTTACTACAGATCAGCTGAGAAGATGGAGAAAACCAGGGGATGTAACTGATGTTCCAAGATTGGTGAAAACTGATCCAATGCTGAACAATGCCATCTCCAGTAGATTTGTAGAAGATGGTTCCTTTATCAGGATTCAAAATGTTGCACTGAATTATAGAATTCCAGCAAAAACTTTAAGCAGGTTAAAAGTAAGCAATGCTACAATAGGCTTCTCAGTAGTTAACCTGTTCACATTTGGTTCCTACACGGGTTATGATCCCGAAGTCAGCTCCTCAACCAATGCATTGGCGGTTGGTATAGACCGGGGATCTTTCCCAAGAACCAGAACCTATAATTTATCATTGAACTTTAGTCTTTAA